In Streptomyces sp. P9-A4, a single window of DNA contains:
- a CDS encoding ABC transporter substrate-binding protein yields the protein MRMPRAIALLACTAALAATTAACSGATAPRPAVGGTGADFEVTPLSPPAKGNLDSFTWSLYAEPYTLDYALAYDYPPNTVLANVCEQLFRVTPDMKIEPGLALKYTQPDPRTLVYTLRPGVKFHDGTTMTADDVVASLKRQMDPATGSPWGSVFKNVDAIEKTGPLEVTLRLGKADILLNELMAASPGTIESAAYLAKAGKDYGTPKGGVNCTGPFSLASWDAGSGITLKKNAAYWDPKLTAKSESVKFNFIEDPAARTSAFLSGTSDGGYMVASNSYDKLRSSGKGSLIFGPNTAASNIAVLDFHGPLGNLKVRQALSMALDRKNIIKAAAGGVGVPAKAPAARGAWALSPEKTAAIYDTLPEPVYDIEAAKKLIQEAGVSGRTITLATSTLAPEISVVANAVQDAGRKIGLDVKLKSVAPEAYSNIFVDPNAREGLDLVITQGYDNTPDALEFYQYLRTGDFGNYGNWSNAEYDVAFDRANSEPDTAKRADKTAELQKIALRELPILSVFEAPYSVFLGKRITGAPTGIAQLYYPWAATIGAAK from the coding sequence ATGCGCATGCCCCGAGCCATCGCGCTTCTCGCCTGTACCGCCGCTCTCGCGGCCACCACCGCCGCCTGCTCCGGCGCCACGGCCCCGCGGCCGGCCGTCGGCGGCACCGGCGCCGACTTCGAGGTCACCCCCCTCTCGCCGCCCGCCAAGGGCAACCTGGACTCGTTCACCTGGTCGCTGTACGCCGAGCCGTACACGCTCGACTACGCCCTCGCGTACGACTACCCGCCGAACACCGTCCTCGCGAACGTGTGCGAGCAGCTCTTCCGTGTCACCCCCGACATGAAGATCGAGCCCGGTCTCGCCCTGAAGTACACCCAGCCGGACCCGCGCACCCTCGTCTACACGCTGCGCCCCGGGGTGAAGTTCCATGACGGCACCACCATGACCGCGGACGACGTCGTCGCCTCGCTCAAGCGACAGATGGACCCGGCCACCGGCTCCCCCTGGGGCTCCGTCTTCAAGAACGTCGACGCGATCGAGAAGACCGGCCCGCTGGAGGTGACCCTCCGCCTCGGCAAGGCCGACATCCTGCTGAACGAGCTGATGGCCGCCTCCCCCGGCACCATCGAGAGCGCCGCCTACCTCGCGAAGGCCGGCAAGGACTACGGCACTCCCAAGGGCGGGGTGAACTGCACCGGCCCCTTCTCCCTCGCGTCGTGGGACGCCGGCTCGGGCATCACGCTCAAGAAGAACGCCGCCTACTGGGACCCGAAGCTCACCGCCAAGTCCGAGTCCGTGAAGTTCAACTTCATCGAGGACCCGGCGGCCCGCACCAGCGCGTTCCTGTCGGGCACCTCCGACGGCGGGTACATGGTGGCGTCGAACTCCTACGACAAGCTGCGCTCCAGCGGCAAGGGCTCGCTCATCTTCGGCCCGAACACCGCCGCGTCGAACATCGCCGTGCTCGACTTCCACGGCCCGCTCGGCAACCTCAAGGTCCGCCAGGCCCTCTCCATGGCGCTCGACCGGAAGAACATCATCAAGGCCGCCGCCGGCGGTGTCGGCGTCCCCGCCAAGGCTCCCGCCGCACGCGGCGCCTGGGCTCTGTCCCCGGAGAAGACCGCCGCGATCTACGACACGCTGCCCGAGCCCGTGTACGACATCGAGGCCGCCAAGAAGCTCATCCAGGAGGCCGGTGTCTCCGGCCGCACCATCACCCTGGCGACCAGCACGCTCGCGCCCGAGATCAGCGTCGTCGCCAACGCCGTCCAGGACGCCGGCCGCAAGATCGGCCTCGACGTCAAGCTGAAGTCCGTCGCCCCCGAGGCGTACAGCAACATCTTCGTCGACCCGAACGCGCGCGAAGGGCTCGACCTGGTCATCACCCAGGGGTACGACAACACGCCGGACGCGCTGGAGTTCTACCAGTACCTGCGCACCGGGGACTTCGGGAACTACGGCAACTGGTCGAACGCCGAGTACGACGTCGCCTTCGACCGGGCCAACTCGGAGCCCGACACCGCCAAGCGCGCCGACAAGACCGCCGAGCTCCAGAAGATCGCACTGCGCGAGCTGCCGATCCTCTCCGTGTTCGAGGCGCCCTACTCGGTCTTCCTCGGCAAGCGCATCACCGGTGCCCCCACCGGCATAGCCCAGCTGTACTACCCGTGGGCCGCGACGATCGGGGCCGCGAAGTAA
- a CDS encoding helix-turn-helix domain-containing protein, whose product MSTDGLWSIGELAERAGTTVKTVRYYSDRGLLPEAVRSSGGHRRYGPEALDRLVLIRSLRSLGLPVPDVERVLDRDEALEEVVSGRLRELGGQLAALRWREASLRLVRDAPAGERSERLRLVGAVPLPPDTTALARFWRRVLPARLPGRVVTAVLDSVVPTAPAEPTPAQVLAFARLHDLVSGRRLDEAEVRAARPLPDGEYRPDVLYEGLAEAYEAAWDAVRAGRGPADAGVLDGFVAAYAHALGVHDTPAFRRRLTGLLAAREGPLIVRYWKLADALFAPDEPVLGVLHHQLSTALRAEVRERTA is encoded by the coding sequence GTGTCGACCGACGGGCTGTGGAGCATCGGGGAGCTCGCCGAACGCGCGGGGACCACCGTGAAGACCGTGCGCTACTACTCCGACCGGGGACTGCTGCCCGAGGCCGTGCGCAGCTCCGGCGGGCACCGCCGGTACGGCCCCGAGGCGCTCGACCGGCTCGTCCTCATCCGCTCCCTGCGCTCCCTCGGACTGCCCGTCCCCGATGTCGAGCGGGTCCTCGACCGTGACGAGGCCCTGGAGGAGGTCGTGTCGGGCCGGTTGCGCGAGCTGGGCGGCCAACTGGCCGCGCTGCGCTGGCGCGAGGCGTCGCTGCGGCTGGTCCGGGACGCCCCGGCCGGGGAGCGGTCCGAGCGGCTGCGGCTGGTCGGCGCGGTGCCGCTGCCGCCCGACACGACGGCGCTTGCCCGGTTCTGGCGCCGTGTCCTGCCGGCCCGGCTGCCGGGCCGGGTGGTGACGGCGGTCCTGGACTCGGTGGTGCCGACGGCTCCGGCGGAGCCGACTCCCGCGCAGGTACTGGCCTTCGCGCGGCTGCACGACCTCGTCTCGGGCCGGCGCCTCGACGAGGCCGAGGTGCGGGCGGCGCGTCCGCTGCCGGACGGGGAGTACCGGCCGGACGTGCTGTACGAGGGGCTGGCGGAGGCGTACGAAGCGGCCTGGGACGCGGTACGCGCCGGGCGGGGCCCGGCGGACGCGGGGGTCCTGGACGGCTTCGTCGCCGCCTACGCCCACGCGCTCGGGGTCCATGACACCCCGGCGTTCCGGCGCCGGCTGACCGGTCTGCTGGCGGCCCGGGAGGGTCCCCTGATCGTCCGCTACTGGAAGCTCGCCGACGCCCTGTTCGCCCCCGACGAGCCGGTCCTCGGCGTCCTCCACCACCAGCTCTCCACCGCGCTGCGGGCCGAGGTCCGGGAGCGCACGGCCTGA
- a CDS encoding ABC transporter ATP-binding protein, producing MKEHSGTTPVLEIDGLDVRLPEGRAGRPILDGVSLRVGAGESVGLVGESGSGKSVACRSVLGLLPGGARTTGEVRVAGRDVLAMNRTELAELRARQVSMVFQDPRASVNPLRRVGDFLTEGLRAAGTPPAAATARALELLEAVGIRDPKGALRRRPHEFSGGMLQRVVIAAALASEPALLVADEPTTALDVTTQAEIIRILTRLRAERGTGMLFVTHDLELAAAVCDRVYVMYAGRIVETRGTDELFDRPRHPYTSGLLACTPSIEPGSPAPRPIPGRPVSLAETPPGCAFAARCAHALPRCTEEAPVLARHGDGFAACHRAEEGITL from the coding sequence ATGAAGGAACACAGCGGCACGACCCCGGTCCTGGAGATCGACGGGCTCGACGTCCGGCTCCCCGAGGGCCGCGCCGGACGGCCCATCCTGGACGGCGTCAGCCTGCGGGTCGGGGCCGGCGAGAGCGTCGGTCTGGTCGGCGAGTCCGGCTCCGGGAAGTCGGTGGCCTGCCGCAGCGTCCTCGGGCTGCTGCCCGGGGGCGCCCGCACCACCGGCGAGGTCCGGGTCGCCGGCCGTGACGTGCTCGCGATGAACCGCACGGAGCTGGCCGAGCTGCGGGCCCGGCAGGTCTCCATGGTCTTCCAGGACCCGCGGGCCTCCGTGAACCCGCTCCGCCGCGTCGGCGACTTCCTCACCGAGGGACTGCGCGCGGCGGGCACCCCGCCGGCCGCGGCCACCGCTCGGGCCCTGGAGCTGCTCGAAGCGGTCGGCATCCGGGACCCGAAGGGCGCCCTGCGCCGCCGGCCGCACGAGTTCTCCGGCGGCATGCTCCAGCGCGTGGTCATCGCCGCGGCGCTCGCCTCCGAACCCGCGCTGCTCGTCGCCGACGAGCCGACGACCGCCCTGGACGTCACGACCCAGGCGGAGATCATCCGGATCCTGACCCGCCTGCGGGCCGAGCGCGGCACGGGCATGCTCTTCGTCACCCACGACCTCGAACTGGCCGCCGCCGTCTGCGACCGCGTGTACGTGATGTACGCGGGCCGGATCGTGGAGACGCGGGGCACCGACGAGCTGTTCGACCGGCCCCGCCACCCGTACACGTCGGGCCTGCTCGCCTGCACGCCGAGCATCGAACCGGGCAGCCCCGCGCCCCGGCCCATCCCGGGACGGCCCGTCTCCCTGGCCGAGACACCGCCCGGCTGCGCCTTCGCCGCGCGCTGCGCCCACGCGCTGCCGCGATGTACCGAGGAGGCACCCGTGCTCGCCCGGCACGGCGACGGATTCGCCGCCTGCCACCGCGCCGAAGAAGGGATCACGCTGTGA
- a CDS encoding ABC transporter permease: MTRYLVGRLLGLVAVLFVTSLVVFGAIHLAPGDPVTFLLHGRPATPEAVAALRTQYHLDDPMAVQYAKWLGGVLTGDFGTSAQFHQDVTDLIASRLPGTALLVAYAALLVALIGVGSGILAALRPGPLDRTVLIGTGVATATPSFVTAIALVSLFSVQLGWFPGPGGTPVGFSQQIYHLTLPAFALAMTFAGLLARVTRTAMLDELGREHVEVARARGVAGRTVVRRHVLRNALGPVVTVGGTMLAGLLISTSIVETAFDVPGLGSLLVSSVTAQDFAVVQAITLLSVAAFVLVNLLVDLLAPLIDPRLSLHGEGSS; the protein is encoded by the coding sequence ATGACCCGATACCTCGTCGGCCGGCTCCTCGGGCTGGTGGCGGTGCTGTTCGTGACCTCACTCGTGGTCTTCGGCGCCATCCACCTGGCCCCCGGCGACCCGGTGACCTTCCTGCTCCACGGCCGCCCCGCGACGCCTGAGGCCGTGGCGGCCCTGCGCACCCAGTACCACCTGGACGACCCGATGGCCGTCCAGTACGCGAAGTGGCTCGGCGGCGTCCTCACGGGCGACTTCGGCACCTCCGCCCAGTTCCACCAGGACGTGACCGACCTGATCGCCTCCCGGCTGCCCGGCACGGCCCTCCTCGTCGCGTACGCGGCGCTGCTCGTCGCCCTGATCGGCGTGGGCTCCGGCATCCTCGCCGCGCTGCGCCCCGGCCCGCTGGACCGGACGGTGCTCATCGGCACGGGCGTCGCCACGGCGACCCCGTCCTTCGTGACCGCCATCGCGCTGGTGTCGCTCTTCTCGGTGCAGCTGGGCTGGTTCCCCGGCCCCGGCGGCACCCCGGTGGGCTTCTCCCAGCAGATCTACCACCTGACCCTGCCCGCCTTCGCCCTGGCGATGACCTTCGCGGGACTGCTCGCCCGGGTCACCCGTACGGCGATGCTCGACGAGCTCGGCCGGGAGCACGTCGAGGTGGCCCGCGCCCGCGGTGTCGCGGGCCGGACCGTGGTCCGCCGGCACGTCCTGCGCAACGCCCTCGGTCCGGTCGTCACGGTCGGCGGCACGATGCTCGCCGGCCTCCTCATCAGCACCTCGATCGTCGAGACCGCCTTCGACGTGCCCGGACTCGGCTCGCTGCTCGTGTCGTCGGTGACGGCCCAGGACTTCGCGGTCGTGCAGGCGATCACCCTGCTCAGCGTCGCCGCCTTCGTCCTCGTGAACCTCCTCGTCGACCTTCTCGCGCCCCTCATCGACCCCCGGCTGTCGCTCCACGGGGAAGGCTCCTCATGA
- a CDS encoding ABC transporter permease, with protein MTTTTTSTVPYRRPGLRRLRVLGQGPLFTVSVAVLVGLVLVALLAPVLAPYDPEALDLSSSLVGTSSDHLLGTDQSGRDILSRLLYGARTGLLGPLLVVAVSTLLGTLVGIVAAWRGGWADTILSRSMDMVFAIPGLLLAILLVTVVGSGMTAPVIAMAVAYMPYVGRLVRGIARQEKARPYIEAYRVQGWSGWTVCVRHLLPNIAPTVFAQSAMNFGYALMDLAALSYLGFGVQPPTADWGAMINEGQSAVQQGAMLPALAPSACIVLAVVAFGIVGEGLADRIAKRER; from the coding sequence ATGACCACCACCACCACCTCCACGGTGCCGTACCGCAGGCCCGGTCTCCGCCGGCTGCGCGTCCTCGGCCAGGGCCCCCTCTTCACGGTCTCGGTCGCGGTGCTCGTCGGCCTCGTCCTGGTCGCCCTCCTCGCCCCCGTACTCGCCCCGTACGACCCCGAGGCCCTCGACCTCTCGTCGAGCCTCGTCGGGACCAGTTCCGACCACCTCCTCGGCACTGACCAGTCCGGGCGGGACATCCTGTCCCGGCTGCTCTACGGCGCCCGCACCGGACTCCTCGGACCGCTGCTCGTCGTCGCCGTGTCCACCCTCCTCGGCACCCTGGTCGGCATCGTGGCGGCCTGGCGCGGCGGCTGGGCGGACACGATCCTGTCCCGCTCGATGGACATGGTCTTCGCGATCCCCGGGCTGCTCCTCGCCATCCTGCTCGTGACCGTCGTCGGCTCCGGGATGACCGCCCCGGTGATCGCCATGGCGGTGGCGTACATGCCGTACGTCGGCCGTCTGGTGCGCGGCATCGCCCGCCAGGAGAAGGCCCGCCCGTACATCGAGGCGTACCGGGTGCAGGGCTGGTCCGGGTGGACCGTCTGCGTGCGCCACCTGCTTCCGAACATCGCCCCGACGGTCTTCGCCCAGTCCGCGATGAACTTCGGGTACGCGCTGATGGACCTCGCCGCGCTCTCCTACCTCGGCTTCGGCGTGCAGCCGCCGACCGCCGACTGGGGCGCCATGATCAACGAAGGCCAGTCGGCCGTCCAGCAGGGGGCGATGCTGCCCGCCCTCGCGCCCTCCGCGTGCATCGTGCTCGCCGTGGTGGCGTTCGGCATCGTCGGCGAGGGACTCGCCGACCGGATCGCGAAGCGTGAGCGGTGA
- a CDS encoding GNAT family N-acetyltransferase, with product MRPPYVTLRESPEGTARRAGDGGRTHPTVPLLLRPWTYEDAGTLVRHHRDPQLRAWLATHLDTAEQARTWVDAQNEGWAAGRRAAFAVTEDTATGPSPALGHIALTGAGAAPVRVGYWTAPEARGRGIATRALTLVTRWAAHDEGPFAGRALELVHAVGNEGSCRTALACGYTLTDTLRAAPPARPRAQHLHTAAGPRPARAAQRAAREA from the coding sequence ATGCGCCCTCCGTACGTCACCCTCCGTGAATCCCCCGAAGGCACGGCTCGCAGGGCGGGTGACGGCGGCCGAACGCACCCCACCGTCCCCCTGCTGCTCCGCCCGTGGACGTACGAGGACGCCGGGACGCTCGTACGCCACCACCGCGACCCGCAGCTGCGCGCATGGCTCGCCACCCACCTGGACACCGCCGAGCAGGCGCGTACCTGGGTGGACGCCCAGAACGAGGGGTGGGCGGCCGGACGCCGGGCGGCGTTCGCCGTCACCGAGGACACCGCGACGGGCCCTTCGCCGGCGCTCGGACACATCGCCCTCACCGGCGCGGGCGCGGCACCCGTACGCGTCGGCTACTGGACGGCCCCCGAGGCACGGGGGCGCGGGATCGCCACCCGGGCCCTCACGCTCGTCACCCGGTGGGCGGCGCACGACGAAGGGCCCTTCGCGGGGCGCGCCCTGGAACTCGTGCACGCCGTCGGCAACGAGGGCTCCTGCCGGACGGCCCTGGCCTGCGGCTACACCCTCACCGACACCCTGCGGGCCGCGCCGCCCGCCCGGCCCCGGGCCCAGCACCTCCACACGGCGGCCGGACCCCGGCCCGCCCGCGCGGCTCAGCGCGCCGCCCGGGAGGCGTAG
- a CDS encoding ABC transporter ATP-binding protein, with protein MTKEGLVVEGLRKRYGDHTAVDDVSFTLAPGKSLAIVGESGSGKTTTVRMLVGLERPDGGSVRLDGRDRSTRPRGRAERLARAREIQMVFQDPYLSLDPRITVSGCLDEVLRLHTDLDNAARAARVGELLDQVGLGSREASAFPRGLSGGQRQRVAIARALAVEPRVLVLDEAVAALDVSIQAQILDLLATIRREAGIGYLFVTHDLAVVRHIADDVMVLKSGQVVEAGPTARVLDAPEHPYTRLLLASVPRRGWSPEELRTRGDGA; from the coding sequence TTGACGAAGGAGGGCCTCGTCGTCGAGGGCCTGCGGAAGCGGTACGGCGACCACACCGCGGTCGACGACGTGTCCTTCACTCTGGCACCGGGCAAGTCCCTGGCGATCGTCGGGGAGTCCGGCAGCGGCAAGACGACGACCGTCCGGATGCTCGTCGGTCTGGAGCGCCCCGACGGCGGCAGCGTCCGCCTCGACGGCCGGGACCGCTCCACCCGGCCCCGAGGCCGGGCCGAACGGCTGGCCAGGGCCCGCGAGATCCAGATGGTGTTCCAGGACCCGTACCTCTCGCTCGACCCCCGGATCACCGTGTCCGGCTGCCTCGACGAGGTACTGCGTCTGCACACCGACCTGGACAACGCCGCCCGTGCGGCCAGGGTCGGTGAACTCCTCGACCAGGTGGGCCTCGGCTCCCGCGAGGCGAGCGCCTTCCCCCGGGGCCTCTCCGGCGGACAGCGGCAGCGGGTCGCCATCGCGCGCGCCCTCGCCGTGGAGCCCCGGGTGCTCGTCCTCGACGAGGCGGTCGCGGCGCTCGACGTGTCGATCCAGGCCCAGATCCTGGACCTGCTGGCCACGATCCGGCGCGAGGCCGGCATCGGCTACCTCTTCGTCACCCACGACCTGGCGGTGGTCCGGCACATCGCGGACGACGTCATGGTGCTGAAGTCCGGCCAGGTGGTGGAGGCGGGCCCGACCGCGCGGGTCCTGGACGCCCCGGAGCACCCGTACACCCGGCTCCTCCTGGCCTCCGTGCCGAGGCGAGGCTGGTCCCCGGAAGAGCTGCGGACGCGCGGGGACGGAGCGTAG
- a CDS encoding MFS transporter: MDGSKPDARPGGVVGVLALAGIVAALMQTLVVPLIGDLPKLLDTTASNASWVITATLLAGAVATPVAGRLGDTLGKRRVLLVSVIPLVAGSVVCALASSVVPMIVGRGLQGLGMGVVPLGISLLRDILPPEKLGGSIALMSASMGVGGALGLPFSAAVAENASWRVLFWVAAGLSVVVGILIWRVAPAGHRAPATGRFDIPGALGLGIGLVALLLAVSKGATWGWGSATTLGLFAVAVVVLLAWGRWELRTPEPLVDLRVTARPVVLMTNLASVLVGFAMYAQSLVVPQLFQLPEATGYGLGQSMMAMGLWMAPAGLMMMILAPLGAKLSAARGPKVTLSVGALVIAAGYGSSLALMGSTWGLLAVTLICNTGVGLAYGAMPALIMGAVPLRETASANSFNTLMRSIGTSVSAAVIGVVLAQMTTTLGGHALPSEDGFRVAMLIGCGVGLVAAVVAALIPARVAAAGAGDPAGAGAGSAPVAASEATA, translated from the coding sequence GTGGACGGCTCCAAGCCCGACGCCCGACCCGGAGGCGTCGTCGGCGTCCTCGCGCTCGCGGGCATCGTGGCCGCACTCATGCAGACACTGGTGGTGCCGCTCATCGGCGACTTGCCCAAGCTGCTCGACACCACCGCGTCCAACGCGTCCTGGGTCATCACCGCCACCCTGCTCGCGGGCGCCGTCGCCACCCCCGTCGCGGGACGGCTCGGCGACACCCTCGGCAAGCGGCGCGTCCTGCTCGTCTCCGTCATCCCGCTCGTCGCCGGCTCGGTGGTCTGCGCGCTCGCCTCCTCCGTCGTCCCGATGATCGTCGGACGCGGACTCCAGGGCCTCGGCATGGGCGTCGTCCCCCTCGGCATCAGCCTGCTGCGCGACATCCTGCCGCCCGAGAAGCTCGGCGGCTCCATCGCCCTGATGAGCGCCTCCATGGGCGTCGGCGGCGCCCTCGGCCTGCCCTTCTCCGCCGCCGTCGCCGAGAACGCCAGCTGGCGCGTGCTCTTCTGGGTCGCCGCCGGCCTGAGCGTCGTCGTCGGCATCCTGATCTGGCGCGTCGCCCCCGCAGGCCACCGCGCCCCCGCCACGGGCCGCTTCGACATCCCCGGAGCCCTCGGCCTCGGCATCGGACTCGTCGCCCTGCTGCTCGCCGTCTCCAAGGGCGCCACCTGGGGCTGGGGCAGCGCCACCACCCTCGGCCTCTTCGCCGTCGCCGTCGTCGTCCTGCTCGCCTGGGGCCGCTGGGAGCTCCGTACCCCCGAACCCCTCGTCGACCTGCGCGTCACCGCCCGCCCGGTCGTCCTGATGACCAACCTGGCGTCCGTCCTCGTCGGATTCGCCATGTACGCGCAGTCCCTGGTCGTCCCCCAGCTGTTCCAGCTGCCCGAGGCCACCGGCTACGGACTCGGCCAGTCGATGATGGCCATGGGCCTGTGGATGGCCCCGGCCGGCCTGATGATGATGATTCTCGCGCCGCTCGGCGCCAAGCTCTCGGCCGCCCGCGGCCCCAAGGTCACGCTCTCCGTCGGCGCCCTGGTCATCGCCGCCGGATACGGCTCCTCGCTCGCCCTGATGGGCTCCACCTGGGGGCTGCTGGCCGTGACCCTCATCTGCAACACCGGCGTCGGCCTCGCCTACGGAGCCATGCCGGCCCTCATCATGGGCGCCGTCCCGTTGCGGGAGACCGCCTCCGCGAACAGCTTCAACACCCTCATGCGCTCCATCGGCACCTCCGTGTCCGCCGCCGTGATCGGTGTCGTCCTCGCCCAGATGACCACGACCCTCGGCGGCCACGCGCTGCCCTCCGAGGACGGCTTCCGCGTCGCCATGCTCATCGGCTGCGGGGTCGGCCTGGTCGCCGCCGTCGTCGCCGCCCTGATCCCGGCCCGGGTCGCGGCGGCCGGTGCGGGCGACCCGGCCGGTGCCGGTGCCGGGAGCGCTCCGGTGGCCGCGTCCGAGGCCACCGCCTGA
- a CDS encoding VOC family protein, producing MGAPCWLNLAARDLGAAKGFYGAVLGWTFRHGSLGEAFAVAERDGVPVAGIAALAAEPAMPVAWTVFFAVDDADTAVARIRERGGTVGVGPVAFPPGRAALATDLEGAAFGVWEGELMSGWHVGERQAPAWLELHTRNAFDAAVFYGGVLRWADGSPGSCEVSYEHDAVVLRREGEAVARLDSGPVESASSTPQTRPRWLVRFRVRDLAAAKASVVEHGGELVPGGEWGGVRPPAGEDGRRAVVRDPDGALFTLEAEDLGAAPGGDGP from the coding sequence ATGGGAGCACCGTGCTGGCTGAATCTGGCCGCACGGGATCTGGGCGCGGCGAAGGGCTTCTACGGGGCGGTGCTGGGCTGGACGTTCCGGCACGGTTCCCTGGGCGAGGCGTTCGCGGTGGCCGAGCGGGACGGCGTACCGGTGGCCGGGATCGCGGCGCTGGCCGCCGAGCCGGCGATGCCGGTGGCCTGGACGGTGTTCTTCGCCGTCGACGACGCCGATACGGCGGTCGCCCGGATCAGGGAGCGCGGCGGCACGGTCGGGGTGGGGCCGGTCGCCTTCCCGCCGGGCCGTGCGGCGCTCGCCACCGATCTGGAGGGCGCGGCGTTCGGGGTGTGGGAGGGGGAGCTGATGTCGGGCTGGCACGTCGGTGAGCGGCAGGCGCCGGCCTGGCTGGAGCTGCACACGCGCAACGCGTTCGACGCGGCGGTGTTCTACGGCGGGGTGCTCCGCTGGGCGGACGGGAGTCCGGGCAGCTGCGAGGTCTCGTACGAGCACGACGCGGTGGTGCTGCGGCGCGAGGGCGAGGCCGTGGCCCGCCTGGACAGCGGTCCGGTCGAGTCCGCCTCGTCGACTCCGCAGACGAGGCCCCGGTGGCTCGTACGGTTCCGGGTGCGGGACCTGGCGGCGGCGAAGGCCTCGGTCGTGGAGCACGGCGGGGAGCTGGTCCCGGGCGGCGAGTGGGGCGGGGTACGCCCTCCGGCGGGCGAGGACGGACGCCGGGCGGTGGTGCGGGACCCGGACGGGGCCCTGTTCACGCTGGAGGCGGAGGACCTGGGCGCCGCGCCCGGCGGGGACGGGCCGTAG
- a CDS encoding alpha/beta fold hydrolase: MTAFVLVPGPFTGGWVWEEVAALLREAGAEAYPVTLPGLGERRDETGAGADLETHVEYLARLVDGIDAPEVVLVGHGYGLFPVFGAADRRAGRVARIVSIDTALPENGAAWVDSAPDPEVRARLAEAARSGEDIASVAPPQPGGWARWGSTEGVPAEALERLVRLAVPQPAGTLTGPLRLTGAAAALPSTGILCTGNGGSVDLVRMLVESGPPQFLALAEDRVRFLEVDTGHWPMLSAPVVLAGALLRAAAGEGHRVNAPEEVHERPAHDLPFLLDVPEGRRERRGRVDLHLPAGDRPRPAVVFVHGGPVAPDQRPTPRDTPFFLGYGRYAASLGVVGVTLDHRLHGLADYPLAAEDLAEAVALVRADPRVDGDRIALWFFSTGGLLAADWLAAPPPWLRCLAATYPALAPLPGWRTVESRFRPVAALGPAAGPPVVLTRAGREHPAFTATVEEFLTAAVKHGTDVEIVDVPNGHHGFEVTDRTEESREAVERAMRAVLDRLRD, encoded by the coding sequence ATGACGGCGTTCGTGCTGGTGCCGGGCCCCTTCACCGGAGGCTGGGTGTGGGAGGAGGTGGCCGCCCTGCTGCGGGAGGCGGGAGCCGAGGCGTACCCGGTGACCCTGCCCGGTCTCGGAGAGCGGAGGGACGAAACCGGTGCCGGTGCCGATCTGGAGACGCACGTCGAGTACCTCGCGCGGCTGGTCGACGGGATCGACGCACCCGAGGTGGTCCTCGTGGGGCACGGCTACGGCCTGTTCCCGGTGTTCGGCGCCGCCGACCGGCGCGCCGGCCGCGTCGCCCGGATCGTCTCGATCGACACGGCCCTCCCCGAGAACGGCGCGGCCTGGGTGGACTCCGCACCCGACCCCGAGGTCCGCGCACGACTGGCCGAGGCGGCCCGCAGCGGCGAGGACATCGCGTCGGTCGCGCCGCCGCAGCCGGGCGGCTGGGCGCGCTGGGGCAGTACCGAAGGGGTTCCGGCCGAGGCGCTGGAACGGCTGGTGCGCCTCGCCGTGCCCCAGCCGGCCGGCACGCTCACCGGGCCGCTCCGGCTGACCGGTGCGGCGGCCGCGCTGCCGTCCACGGGCATCCTGTGCACCGGAAACGGGGGCAGCGTCGACCTGGTGCGGATGCTGGTCGAATCGGGGCCGCCGCAGTTCCTCGCGCTCGCCGAGGACCGGGTGCGCTTCCTCGAAGTCGACACCGGCCACTGGCCGATGCTCTCGGCCCCCGTCGTCCTCGCCGGGGCGCTGCTGCGCGCGGCGGCCGGGGAGGGGCACCGGGTGAACGCACCGGAGGAGGTGCACGAGCGGCCCGCGCACGACCTGCCGTTCCTCCTCGACGTGCCCGAAGGGCGCAGGGAACGCCGGGGCAGGGTCGATCTCCATCTGCCGGCCGGCGACCGGCCCCGGCCCGCCGTGGTCTTCGTGCACGGCGGGCCCGTCGCCCCCGACCAGCGGCCCACCCCGCGCGACACCCCGTTCTTCCTCGGGTACGGCCGCTACGCGGCGAGCCTGGGCGTGGTCGGTGTGACCCTGGACCACCGGCTGCACGGTCTCGCGGACTACCCGCTCGCCGCCGAGGACCTGGCCGAGGCCGTCGCGCTGGTGCGCGCCGACCCGCGGGTCGACGGGGACCGGATCGCGCTCTGGTTCTTCTCCACGGGCGGGCTGCTCGCGGCGGACTGGCTGGCCGCGCCCCCGCCGTGGCTGCGGTGCCTGGCCGCGACCTACCCCGCCCTGGCGCCACTGCCCGGCTGGCGGACGGTGGAGTCCCGCTTCCGGCCGGTGGCGGCGCTCGGCCCGGCGGCCGGGCCGCCGGTCGTGCTGACCCGGGCCGGACGCGAACACCCGGCCTTCACGGCGACGGTCGAGGAGTTCCTGACCGCCGCCGTGAAGCACGGCACCGACGTCGAGATCGTCGACGTGCCGAACGGCCACCACGGCTTCGAGGTGACCGACCGCACCGAGGAGTCCCGCGAGGCCGTGGAACGGGCGATGCGTGCCGTCCTCGACCGGCTGCGGGACTGA